In one Poecilia reticulata strain Guanapo linkage group LG8, Guppy_female_1.0+MT, whole genome shotgun sequence genomic region, the following are encoded:
- the LOC103468891 gene encoding acid-sensing ion channel 2-like → MDLKEGCGSQGSHESSILRPTSWQAFAGTSTLHGLRFIFPYGQTGARRLLWAAALLACLGLFALESAERLAYFLSYPHLTSVDAVVSSSLVFPAVTICNLNIYRFSHLTSNDLYHAGELLALLDVDLTIPQPHLAEPDVLAFLQERTNFTAYKAKAFNMKEFMDRVGHDLEEMMLYCRYQGQDCSHSDFKTGTAQVLSSENRVLKLLSMRN, encoded by the coding sequence ATGGATCTAAAGGAGGGTTGTGGCAGTCAGGGGAGCCATGAGAGCTCCATTTTGCGCCCCACCTCCTGGCAGGCCTTCGCCGGTACCAGCACGCTACACGGTCTGCGCTTCATCTTTCCATATGGTCAGACCGGCGCTCGCCGCTTGCTCTGGGCTGCAGCCCTGCTGGCCTGCCTGGGACTGTTCGCTCTGGAGAGCGCAGAGAGGCTCGCGTACTTCCTCTCCTACCCTCACTTGACCAGCGTGGATGCCGTGGTGTCGAGCAGTCTGGTTTTCCCTGCCGTCACCATTTGTAACCTCAACATCTACCGCTTCAGCCACCTGACCAGCAACGACCTGTACCACGCCGGAGAGCTGCTGGCGCTGCTGGACGTGGACCTGACCATCCCGCAGCCTCACCTGGCGGAGCCGGATGTGCTCGCTTTCCTGCAGGAAAGGACCAACTTCACAGCCTACAAGGCCAAGGCGTTCAACATGAAGGAGTTCATGGATCGGGTCGGCCATGACCTCGAGGAGATGATGCTCTACTGCAGATACCAAGGCCAGGACTGCAGCCATAGCGACTTCAAAACT